A single region of the Alosa alosa isolate M-15738 ecotype Scorff River chromosome 6, AALO_Geno_1.1, whole genome shotgun sequence genome encodes:
- the si:dkey-204f11.64 gene encoding guanine nucleotide-binding protein G(I)/G(S)/G(O) subunit gamma-5 codes for MSNNTANSNLVTAQKAVKQLRLEASVRRIKVSQAAADLKTFCLQNAHKDPLLMGVPSSDNPFRPPKSCALF; via the exons ATGTCAAACAACACCGCGAACAGCAATTTGGTTACAGCGCAAAAAGCCGTCAAACAACTACGGCTGGAAGCCAGCGTCCGCAGGATCAAG GTATCACAGGCTGCTGCCGACTTGAAGACTTTCTGTCTGCAAAATGCACATAAAGACCCTCTACTGATGGGAGTTCCGTCTAGCGACAACCCATTTCGCCCTCCAAAGTCCTGCGCTCTTTTCTGA